A window of Verrucomicrobiia bacterium contains these coding sequences:
- a CDS encoding M42 family metallopeptidase: protein MRAQSLEFLRRLVNTPSPVGHETRGQRVWLDYAGQFAEETFSDAYGNCVAVLNKGGGPRIMLAGHADEIAMAVNYVDDNGYLYVRRMGGVDAAIMKAQRVTIHSRSGPVKAVVGNVAPHLTKQEGDPKPPKMHDIFLDIGAASRKEAEQFVRIGDPITLVDEFEVLRGDLAVARAFDNRIGTFAVAEALRLLKESKTRLHAEICAVSNVQEEVGLLGARQIAYSLKPDVALVVDVTHATDYPTVNKAQHGDIKLGGGPAITHGGCNHPEVVARLEDVAAKKKIPLQHEAMSATSGTDTDAIFWTRGGIASALISLPNRYMHSPVEVVNLLDLEKIPELLAGFCQSVKRGEQFKVKI from the coding sequence TCACTCGAATTTCTCCGGCGGCTGGTCAACACCCCCAGCCCGGTCGGGCATGAAACCCGCGGCCAGCGCGTGTGGCTGGACTACGCCGGACAGTTCGCCGAGGAGACCTTTTCCGATGCCTACGGCAATTGCGTGGCCGTGCTGAACAAGGGTGGCGGCCCGCGCATCATGCTGGCCGGCCATGCCGACGAAATCGCCATGGCGGTGAACTACGTCGACGACAACGGCTACCTTTACGTCCGGCGCATGGGCGGGGTGGACGCGGCCATCATGAAGGCGCAGCGTGTGACCATTCACAGCCGTAGCGGCCCGGTCAAAGCGGTCGTCGGCAACGTGGCGCCGCATTTGACCAAGCAGGAAGGCGATCCCAAGCCGCCCAAGATGCACGACATCTTTCTCGACATCGGCGCCGCCAGCCGCAAGGAGGCCGAGCAGTTCGTGCGCATTGGCGACCCCATCACGCTTGTGGACGAATTTGAAGTGCTGCGCGGCGACCTCGCCGTGGCGCGGGCCTTCGACAATCGCATCGGGACATTCGCCGTCGCCGAAGCGCTGCGGTTGCTGAAGGAGTCCAAGACGAGACTGCACGCCGAGATTTGCGCGGTGTCCAACGTGCAGGAGGAGGTCGGCCTGTTGGGCGCGCGCCAGATCGCCTATTCCCTCAAGCCCGACGTGGCGCTGGTGGTGGACGTGACGCACGCCACGGATTATCCGACGGTCAACAAGGCGCAGCACGGCGACATCAAGCTTGGCGGCGGACCGGCGATCACGCACGGCGGATGCAATCATCCCGAAGTGGTCGCGCGGCTGGAAGACGTGGCGGCGAAGAAAAAGATTCCGCTCCAGCACGAGGCCATGTCCGCGACGAGCGGCACGGACACCGACGCGATCTTCTGGACGCGCGGCGGCATTGCGAGCGCGTTAATCAGCCTGCCGAACCGTTACATGCACTCGCCGGTGGAAGTGGTGAACCTGCTGGACC